A region from the Sulfitobacter sp. D7 genome encodes:
- a CDS encoding pyridoxamine 5'-phosphate oxidase family protein has translation MSDDLKKEFWDRLDDTRAGMLATKTARAIPMTHYIDEDDRSAVLWFITAKGTDLAKSAEGRAAAEYLIASKDESLWARIDGHVSAVTNPTELDKIWNAIAGAWFEDGKQDPDVQLIRFDLTEAEVWATDGGFKFLYEIGKAQLTGEKPDMGKHGMIRF, from the coding sequence ATGAGCGATGATCTGAAAAAAGAGTTCTGGGACCGTCTGGACGACACCCGCGCCGGGATGCTGGCAACCAAGACCGCCCGTGCGATCCCGATGACCCACTACATCGACGAAGACGACCGTTCCGCCGTGCTCTGGTTTATCACCGCCAAAGGCACCGATTTGGCGAAGTCTGCCGAGGGCCGTGCCGCTGCGGAATATCTGATCGCCAGCAAGGACGAATCTCTTTGGGCACGGATCGACGGTCATGTCTCTGCCGTGACCAACCCGACTGAGTTGGACAAGATCTGGAACGCCATTGCGGGCGCGTGGTTCGAGGACGGCAAACAAGACCCCGATGTGCAACTGATCCGCTTCGACCTGACCGAAGCCGAGGTCTGGGCCACCGATGGCGGGTTCAAATTTCTCTATGAGATCGGCAAAGCCCAACTGACCGGCGAGAAACCCGATATGGGCAAACACGGCATGATCCGCTTCTAA
- a CDS encoding HAD-IIIA family hydrolase — translation MKTVVFDLDGTLADTSGDLIAAANACFRDMGEGDVLVHAEDAGTALRGGRAMLTLGMQKLGRADDAATIDRYYPMLLEAYGRDIDTHTIIYPGAMDAVAALKAAGYRVAICTNKPEALAELLLTRLGVRDAFGAMLGADSLDVRKPDPEHLFETARRAGGDPAQCVLIGDSDTDRKTAKAAGVPCVLVTFGPSGEDMAALEPEALLDDFADLPEVIERLIGKAA, via the coding sequence GTGAAGACAGTGGTTTTCGATCTCGACGGCACTTTGGCCGATACTTCGGGCGATTTGATCGCGGCCGCCAACGCCTGTTTCCGTGATATGGGCGAGGGGGATGTGCTGGTCCATGCCGAGGATGCGGGCACCGCGCTGCGCGGCGGGCGGGCGATGCTGACGTTGGGGATGCAAAAGCTGGGCCGGGCCGATGACGCGGCAACGATCGACCGTTATTATCCGATGCTGCTCGAGGCCTATGGCCGCGACATCGACACCCATACCATCATCTATCCCGGCGCGATGGACGCGGTGGCCGCGCTCAAGGCCGCAGGTTACCGCGTGGCGATCTGCACCAACAAGCCCGAGGCTTTGGCAGAGTTGCTGCTGACCCGTCTTGGCGTGCGGGATGCATTCGGCGCGATGCTGGGGGCTGATAGTCTGGACGTGCGTAAACCCGACCCCGAGCATCTGTTCGAAACCGCCCGGCGTGCTGGCGGCGATCCGGCGCAATGCGTGTTGATCGGGGACAGCGACACCGACCGCAAAACCGCCAAAGCCGCCGGGGTGCCCTGTGTGCTGGTAACTTTTGGCCCCTCGGGAGAGGACATGGCAGCGCTGGAGCCCGAAGCCCTGTTGGACGATTTTGCCGACCTGCCGGAGGTCATCGAGCGGTTGATCGGCAAGGCCGCCTGA
- the glmU gene encoding bifunctional UDP-N-acetylglucosamine diphosphorylase/glucosamine-1-phosphate N-acetyltransferase GlmU — translation METALIILAAGKGTRMNSDLPKVLHRVASAPMLEHAMAAGAMLGPRHTVVVAGHGADQVRAAATLFDEDAQVVEQTEQLGTAHAVAQARPALEGFDGMALVLYGDTPFVQPETLEKMQEALATHDVVVLGFEAADPARYGRLVMQGDTLKRIVEFKDASPEERTITLCNSGVVACKSELLFDLIDKVGNDNASEEYYLTDIIGLARAEGRSATVVTCTEAETMGVNSRGDLARAEAAFQSRARALLMEDGVTLVAPETVFLSRDTYIGRDTVVEPNVVFGPNVTVESGSTIRAFSHLEGCHVSRGGVVGPYARLRPGAELAEDVRIGNFVEVKNAQIAEGAKVNHLSYIGDATIGARSNIGAGTITCNYDGVMKHHTTIGAGAFIGSNTMLVAPVTIGEGAMTGSGSVITSDVEPEALALSRAPQIEKPGMARKMFEILKAKKAKMQRGS, via the coding sequence ATGGAAACTGCACTGATCATCCTTGCCGCGGGCAAGGGGACACGGATGAACTCGGACCTGCCAAAGGTGCTGCACCGCGTCGCCTCCGCTCCCATGCTCGAACACGCCATGGCCGCAGGCGCCATGCTTGGCCCCCGCCATACGGTTGTGGTGGCGGGCCATGGGGCGGATCAGGTACGCGCGGCCGCAACCCTCTTTGACGAGGATGCACAGGTGGTCGAACAGACCGAACAGCTGGGCACGGCCCATGCGGTGGCACAGGCCCGCCCGGCGTTGGAAGGTTTCGACGGTATGGCGCTGGTGCTTTACGGCGACACGCCCTTCGTGCAGCCCGAGACATTGGAAAAGATGCAAGAAGCTTTGGCCACCCATGATGTGGTGGTGCTGGGGTTCGAAGCCGCCGACCCCGCCCGTTATGGCCGTCTGGTGATGCAGGGCGACACGTTGAAGCGTATCGTTGAGTTCAAAGACGCCTCGCCCGAGGAACGCACCATTACCCTATGCAATTCCGGCGTGGTGGCTTGCAAATCCGAGCTTCTGTTCGATCTGATCGACAAAGTGGGCAACGACAACGCTTCCGAAGAATACTACCTCACCGACATCATCGGCCTTGCCCGCGCCGAAGGGCGCAGCGCCACCGTGGTCACCTGTACCGAGGCCGAGACGATGGGCGTGAACTCCCGCGGCGACCTCGCCCGGGCCGAGGCCGCGTTCCAATCCCGCGCCCGCGCGCTGTTGATGGAAGACGGCGTGACCTTGGTCGCCCCCGAAACGGTCTTTCTATCCCGCGACACCTATATTGGCCGCGACACGGTGGTGGAACCCAACGTCGTCTTCGGCCCGAATGTGACCGTGGAATCCGGCAGCACCATCCGCGCCTTCTCGCATCTTGAAGGGTGCCATGTCTCACGCGGCGGCGTGGTCGGCCCCTATGCCCGCCTGCGTCCCGGCGCGGAATTGGCCGAAGATGTGCGCATCGGCAATTTTGTTGAGGTGAAGAATGCGCAGATCGCCGAAGGGGCCAAGGTCAACCACCTGAGCTACATCGGCGATGCCACCATAGGCGCGCGGAGCAACATCGGGGCGGGCACGATCACCTGCAATTATGACGGCGTGATGAAACATCACACCACCATCGGCGCGGGCGCTTTCATCGGGTCGAACACCATGCTGGTGGCCCCGGTGACAATCGGCGAGGGCGCGATGACCGGCTCGGGTTCGGTCATCACTTCGGACGTGGAGCCAGAGGCGCTGGCCCTATCGCGCGCGCCGCAAATCGAAAAACCGGGCATGGCCCGCAAAATGTTCGAAATTCTAAAGGCCAAGAAGGCAAAAATGCAGAGGGGCAGCTAA
- the glmS gene encoding glutamine--fructose-6-phosphate transaminase (isomerizing), giving the protein MCGIVGVLGTHEVAPILVESLKRLEYRGYDSAGIATLNNGKLDRRRALGKLVNLSDALVHEPLAGKSGIGHTRWATHGAPSVTNAHPHQAGPVAVVHNGIIENFRELRAELAEHGAHFVTETDTETVALLTQHHMAQGAGPVEAAKQTLARLEGAFALAFLFDGHEDLMIAARKGSPLAIGYGEGEMYVGSDAIALAPLTNRIAYLEEGDCAVLTRTSVEITDRNGALANRAIKSVQIDSTRIDKAGHKHFMAKEIAEQPGVIGAAIGHYLTPEGEINISTQDIDFTQFDRIVMVACGTASYACFTAKYWFEQIARLPVEIDVASEFRYREPPIPPRTLAVFVSQSGETADTLAALRYCEGKAARILSVVNVPESSIARESDLALPIHAGVEVGVASTKAFTCQLVVLFALVLKAARDRDAISAETFADHISSLRGLPAIISTALEQNDTMQEAALKLSHARDVLFLGRGQMYPLALEGALKLKEISYIHAEAYASGELKHGPIALVDEHVPVVVMAPRDALFDKTVSNMQEVMARKGKVILISDSKGQAEANEGVWFSIEMPPVPDALAPILYAVPAQLLAYHTAVAKGTDVDQPRNLAKSVTVE; this is encoded by the coding sequence ATGTGTGGAATTGTAGGGGTGCTTGGCACCCATGAAGTCGCTCCCATTCTTGTAGAGTCGTTAAAACGGCTGGAATATCGCGGCTATGACAGCGCTGGCATTGCCACGCTGAACAACGGCAAACTCGACCGTCGTCGCGCCTTGGGCAAACTGGTCAACCTCTCCGACGCGCTGGTGCATGAGCCGCTGGCGGGCAAGTCCGGCATCGGGCACACCCGCTGGGCCACCCATGGCGCGCCGAGCGTGACCAACGCCCACCCGCATCAGGCCGGGCCGGTGGCCGTGGTGCACAACGGGATCATCGAAAACTTCCGCGAACTGCGGGCTGAGCTGGCCGAACATGGCGCGCATTTCGTCACCGAGACCGATACCGAAACCGTCGCCCTGCTGACCCAGCATCATATGGCGCAGGGCGCAGGCCCGGTGGAGGCCGCCAAACAGACCCTCGCCCGCCTCGAAGGCGCCTTTGCCCTGGCATTCCTGTTCGACGGGCACGAAGACCTGATGATTGCTGCACGCAAGGGTTCGCCCTTGGCCATCGGCTATGGTGAGGGTGAGATGTATGTGGGCAGCGATGCCATCGCGCTGGCCCCGCTGACCAACCGAATTGCCTATCTCGAAGAGGGGGATTGCGCCGTCCTCACCCGGACGTCGGTGGAGATCACCGACCGCAACGGGGCGCTGGCCAACCGCGCGATCAAATCCGTGCAGATTGACAGCACCCGCATCGACAAGGCGGGGCACAAACACTTCATGGCCAAGGAAATCGCCGAGCAACCCGGCGTGATCGGTGCGGCCATCGGGCATTATCTGACCCCCGAAGGCGAAATCAACATCAGTACGCAAGATATTGATTTTACGCAGTTTGACCGGATCGTCATGGTCGCTTGCGGCACTGCGTCCTATGCCTGTTTCACCGCCAAATACTGGTTCGAGCAGATCGCGCGCCTGCCGGTCGAGATCGATGTCGCCTCGGAATTCCGCTACCGTGAGCCGCCGATCCCGCCGCGCACGCTGGCGGTTTTCGTCAGCCAATCAGGGGAAACCGCAGATACGCTGGCCGCCCTGCGCTATTGCGAGGGCAAGGCCGCGCGCATCCTTTCGGTCGTCAACGTGCCCGAAAGCTCCATCGCCCGCGAAAGCGATCTGGCCTTGCCGATCCATGCCGGTGTCGAGGTTGGCGTCGCCTCAACCAAAGCCTTCACCTGCCAATTGGTCGTGCTCTTTGCGCTGGTTCTCAAGGCCGCACGGGACCGCGACGCGATCAGCGCCGAGACATTCGCCGATCACATCTCAAGCCTGCGGGGGCTGCCCGCGATCATCAGCACGGCGCTTGAACAGAACGACACAATGCAAGAGGCCGCGCTGAAGCTCTCACATGCCCGTGACGTGCTGTTCCTTGGCCGAGGTCAGATGTATCCCCTCGCTCTCGAAGGCGCCTTGAAACTCAAGGAAATCAGCTACATACACGCCGAAGCTTATGCATCAGGTGAACTGAAGCACGGCCCCATCGCACTGGTGGATGAGCATGTGCCGGTGGTCGTTATGGCGCCGCGCGACGCGCTGTTCGACAAGACCGTCAGCAACATGCAAGAGGTCATGGCGCGCAAGGGCAAGGTGATCCTGATCTCCGACTCCAAAGGGCAGGCCGAAGCCAATGAAGGCGTCTGGTTCAGCATCGAAATGCCCCCCGTCCCGGATGCACTGGCCCCGATCCTCTATGCGGTTCCGGCGCAGTTGCTGGCCTATCACACCGCCGTGGCGAAAGGCACGGATGTGGACCAGCCGCGCAATCTGGCGAAATCGGTGACGGTGGAATGA
- a CDS encoding DNA alkylation repair protein: protein MNLETALEDLEAQANPARAEEMRAYHKADRRYLGLTNPQIAELAQTWRDALDVEGRVALADTLWQSDIFEARVAAAKLLTQARLRPDDQAAWALIASWTADFDSWAIADHASMAAQKRLVADPARLDEVEGWVASDHLWTRRAALVSTLPWTKQNNPKPEELAARDRILGWAATMVPDHRWFIQKAIGWWLRDLSKHDPERTRTFVATHGEAMKPFAVKEALRLLKKSDGAG, encoded by the coding sequence ATGAATTTGGAAACCGCCCTTGAGGACCTCGAAGCGCAGGCCAACCCGGCCCGCGCCGAAGAGATGCGCGCCTATCACAAAGCCGACCGGCGCTACCTTGGCCTCACCAATCCGCAGATCGCGGAGCTTGCCCAGACTTGGCGCGATGCGCTCGATGTTGAGGGCCGAGTCGCCCTTGCCGACACCCTGTGGCAGTCGGATATTTTCGAGGCGCGCGTCGCGGCAGCAAAGCTGCTGACCCAAGCGCGACTGCGCCCCGACGATCAAGCCGCATGGGCGTTGATCGCAAGCTGGACCGCGGATTTCGACAGTTGGGCGATTGCCGACCATGCCAGCATGGCCGCGCAGAAACGTCTGGTGGCCGATCCGGCACGTCTGGACGAAGTGGAAGGCTGGGTCGCCTCTGATCACCTCTGGACGCGGCGGGCGGCTTTGGTCTCGACCCTGCCGTGGACCAAGCAGAACAACCCTAAACCAGAAGAGCTTGCCGCGCGGGACCGCATCCTTGGCTGGGCCGCGACGATGGTGCCGGATCACCGTTGGTTCATCCAAAAGGCGATCGGTTGGTGGTTGCGCGACCTGTCGAAACACGATCCCGAACGCACCCGCACCTTTGTCGCCACCCATGGGGAGGCGATGAAACCTTTCGCGGTGAAAGAAGCGCTGCGCCTGCTGAAAAAGTCAGACGGCGCAGGCTGA